AATAAAACATCAGTAACTGCGAAATCTCACATTAAATCATATTATCGACCAGAATCAAGTGCAAATAAATATATGAAACCATAACAAGTTACCATTCTGATTGAGGACGACCCTTCCTCTTTCCAGGATCTAGGAAGCAAAATGCGTAGATCTGAATTCCAACCTATTATTCCACTCCGTTCATTGTATATATACTcctcaaaaataaatatgagaGAAATAAGTCAATTAATAATAGAAAGtgaaaaaatgaagaaaaatcgGTTCAATGCTACAAAGGGTATAAACTTTAGTAGACTGCAATTCCTAAGGAATACTCATATAGAAGTTGGCATCATGGTATAATATGTTTCAACCGTGAGTTTTTTCATAGAGTAATGGTTACTCAAAAAGACAACTTATTAATGTGCCTCACGCAGCTGTCAAGAAACAATATTCCGCTCAAGACTAtgacaaaattcaaaatgaagCCAGTACTCCACAGTCCACAATCCACATATAACCTTCTGTATATTTCTATAAGTATTCAAAAATCAGATATTCTTCGATTCAATTCTCTCAGCATCTATGTTACATGGATATGGGTACAGGTTCGATACGTACAGCGATacaaaaatttttgaaaatataagatACGATACGATTAGAATacgataattattaaaaaatatataaatattatatatatatatatatatatttaataataaaaattgtaGAGATATAcgtatttatataaatatattgtagaaatatatatataaatttatgtaAATATATACAATGTATTATTTCAGAGCggtgatttaaatttaaaaagaaaaggccAAAAAATTTTctgagtgtttaaaaaaaaagccgaatattttttttacgaaACATGTCACCGCCATGTTCATGACATATTCTAGCTATGTCCATGGCGTATCCGACTGGTGAAACATGCAAAAAGTCAACGACACCGATTTTGCCGTGTCATATCCGTGTCCaatacttcaaaaaaaaaattaggagTGTCCGCGCTACATAGCTCGGCATCTTCGGTACCAATCCTTCAAAGCTTTCGCACTATCAAATCACTCTAAACTTCACAAGCTCATCATTATCATTTTCTCTTCATCCAAATCAACTTTCAATTCAACTTCCAACACATCATTCTAGTAGTTCACAAATAATTCCACCAACAAATTCATCAATATATAATCACCAAATACAAATCTGGGTGAAGTTTAAAACCTTTTTCTTCTTCCCATACTCCacaatttcaaattgaactttCAGGAAACCGATAAATAGAAGAAATTCAAGCTAAAACAACTTTCAAAGAGCAAACAGCAACATCAGGTCAAACGAAATAAAACCAAATAAGCATAAAAAAACGAAACATACAGTTTGAGTTTGTTCCAATACAACGCCTTTTTCTCCTGACTCTCGAGAAACAATCACATCATTCGCATAACCCCTAAGATTCGTCCACTGCCCCTTCACCGCAGATTGCGCCTCCACGATACCCCTAACTATCACTATATTTCCACCCTCCTCGCTGTTGGAATGATTCTCGCTATTTTGAGAATAATTCGCTGAAATTTTATCGTCCGAACAGAGTGACCGAAGATCCGAAATCTGAGAATAAGGCAATTGGCGAATTTTCCGTATTGCTGATGATGTGACCAAAAACTTCCGGATGGAGCGGAACGCGACGTAACAAGGCCAACTCCGAGGAACGCGCAGTCAGCCGTGAGCGACAGCTGCGCCAGAACCGTCGCTACCGCGCGATCGCGTGCGGACATCGAGCTTCCCAATTGATTTCGCGCGTTCTGTGAATTTGCCTCTCAAATGGATAATTGCTTTGTATTTGTTCATGTTCGTGGGCCATGAAAAGCACAGTGGGCTTGGACTATGGCCCAATAGAAATGACCCATTTAGCTATTCACCTATCTATAATttataaacaatttaaaatcgaTTCTCAAATCTTTGATTTGAGCTTTACTTCTTTGGTTATCACGGTTGacaaccgaattaaccgattatTCGattttagaaagaaaaaaaaattggtatggttcggttttataaaaaaaatcaattggtTTGGTTTTAAGAAATTCGATTTGATCAGTAACTGAATTAATCGAACGCTCACCAACTATTTATAAAGACATACTTGTTGATTCTGTACTTTATTTGCTAAATAATTGAATTTCCCTCGAGATCTCTTCAATTCAAAACTCTTCTCAACTCCATTATTTAAAAGTTCGTATAATTTTTGTATGAAAATCCCGTCATGAAATGTTAAGAACTTGAGGTGTAGCTTATAGGCCACTTCAATTTGGTAAATCTATATTTCTATGTATATCTGGTTTGAGTAGTCTCTTTGATCAGACCGCCGCCAGTTTGGCATGGTTTTACATTACAAGATAAAGATATCCAAGAGAAAAAGTTGACACAATCTTTTTGATTTAGAAATGGTAAAAAATTCAAGGACATGGATTTCTTACAAGCGAATAGAGACCAATTTTGTGGTAAAAAGGAAAGTAAAACATGAAATTATGCTGGCATTCAGGGGTGTAAATGTACAAGCAGGACAATTTCCACTAGTTTTAACATGTCTAGATAGATAAATCGGGCTAAATAATAGCCGGATAGCCTAGAGGTCCTAGCTCTTGATCCAGTAAAGCAGATATTATGGAATAAATAatttgttcatctgatttattTCATGATAACAAACAATCGAAAGATAAAGAAATAAGATTTCTTTGAAACAAAAAATCATCTACAAAAAGGAAAATTACCAGATACACTTAATAACTATCTTAGATTAATCAATATCTACAACATTACTAGAGAAACACACCATGTTATCGCTTGGAGTTGTACCGAGGAATGATGATACGATTACATCTTCATACTCCTGAACTGCATCCTCCATGATCAAAAGGCATAATCAATCTTAAATTGATTAATAACTATAATATTACTAGAGAAACACACCACGTTCAACAGGCATAATCAATCTTAAATTGCTAAATAACTACAGGATTACTAGGAGACACACCACGTTATCGCTTTGAGTTGCGCCAAGGAATGATGATACATTTACATCATCATACTCCTGAACTGCATCCCCCATGTGTCTTATAGCTTCTGAAACAAAATCGTGTATGTTGTATGCACGTTTCTCAAATACCTTTCTTGCTAGTTGAAAGGCACATGGTGAAATGTTCTGAAAGAAAAAGAAGTAATGGGATCAAGAGAATAGGATATACTGTTATCAGTAAAAATTAATCTAAAAGATTAAAATCAGTTACTTCATTTCCTTTTTTAAAGAAACAAGAAAGATCTTAGTAAGCTCCACCACGAACTCATCAGACTCCTCAATATATTGAATTATCAGAGTCATGATGTGTTCCATGCTTGAGAATATTTTCTTGTGGATGGTTCAATCTAAATTTAGCAAATAAGATAAGTTAAGCGAGTTTCCAACTACTAAATAAGATTAAATGTCACATGAAGGTACAAAGAATTACTTTAATTACTTTAATTCTCTAAACAAGGAATATTTTCTTGTGGATTCTTTTGACATTATTTACCCATGATGGAGGCAAATAATTACTTTAATTCTCTAAACAAGGAATATTTAATATTGGCATGCAAATTAAGTATGTGATGAATTAAAAAGGCGAGGAAAAATAAGCAGGGATTACTGTATCTCATCCAAGAATAGGTGGAAAATCTCAAGAATGGTGTTGTGCAACTCAGAGTCCAACATCCGAACGCATATCTGACAAGTAGAAACAGCTTGGATGATTGAAACAACTTTTGCTTGATTCCGACCAGCCATGGATGGCAATTGTCGGTAAGCAGTGTTAACTAGCTTAAAGTTATCCAGCACAAGAAACTTCAATTAACTACACATAGTGGTTATGGGAGAAAGCAGAAACAATATCATCGTCATAAGCCGATCAGTGGAAAAGAAAATCTTGACAAGCGAAGAATACCTTCATTTGGTCTTTCATTGAAGGTTTCATTAGGTGGTGTCATTCTTATAATCTCAGTAAATTAATTGTGCAAGTTaatttaaagataaaaaatgatTTGTTCATGAACCCATAGATAAAGAGGTAAGATCCATagatttttattaataaatattttttcatattaaaattaGCTTCCAACAAAGAAAATCTTGGGTCCGCTCCTGATAGAGATCTATGAACGAGTCATTCTACACACGCTGATCAAATCGTCAGTTACAAAAACATCTTTACCTCAAAAAATTTAACAACAATCAACAAAATTATAAGAATATCTGAACATAAAGTATAAAATTACCAATCTTTAAAACGAATGAatcttgtttttttaaaaaacacgaATCTTGGTATCAAAAACCATTTAAATCGCCACAAGCCAAAAAGGCCGAGTGGCATCCTGCTCTCAGAAATGAAAGTTACTCAAGTTCGAGTCAAACCTAACCCcaaatctcataaaaaaaaataacatttacaaCAACCATATACATGATGCATAAAGGGGATACACGAATTAAATGAGAAAGAGTCGATCAGGGCTCACATCAGATTTCCACTGAAGCTCCTCAACAGGATCACCCGATTTAAGATTCATGTTACCATATTCAAGAACCACTCTCTTCAACTCCTCTTCCATTTCTTTAGTCAAAGCATCATCCCATCTCACGTCTCCTTCTCCAGAATTCGGAGTGGCCTTTTTATGGTAACAACTCTGTATTCAAGAgaaaaactaaattttaaaatcttgttCTGCGAGCTTCAAAATGCACAAAAGGGTTGTTTTATGTTGGAAAGACGAGAAAAATTGAGTCGGCTTTTACGCAAAATGGAATACAAGCAACAGCTTAGAAACGTGGCTTTTATAGGATATTTGGTGGCATAGAAAAAGTTGGTTGCATTGTTTTGGAAGAGCGCTATTGAATAGGAGAAGAGCTTTTGGTAAGAACAATCCAAAAGAATGATTTTGCTATCCATACACATACAAATACAATCAATGTATATatgaacatatatatatagtgcTGCAAGGAATTATTGTAATTCTGTCTCATTGTTGTAATCTTCTTGAATTTAGATTACCTGAAATTTAGTATGTGTTGTATCTCAcgtgataattttttttttcaaatatcactagaatatgaataaaattcaACGAAATATGGTGTTAATTATATTTCAAGATTTTGTCACAAATGGTGAGACCTATAAGtgcaatttcaaaattttcatcttAAAAACAAATACAAGTGAACATGTTACAACTCATAGTCATAGGATTATTCTTCTTTCCTAACCAAGGTGGAGAATCTAACAAATATAGGAAGGTGTTCGTTCTCCTGGATTTGCatttgcataaaaaaataaaatcaatcaaCCAAAACAAAGGTCATGCATGATGTCTATTTAATTTCTCCAGAATCTCTTCGCTGTTTATTTGTTACCACAGCCCAACAGATCCCAGAACATGTTAATTTATTTGGCTTTTGTATCCCGCAGCTCAACACATCCCAGAACATGTTAATTTACTTGGTTTTGTATCCTATCCTCCTTCGAGCCAATTGTTTCACTACTGTAAGAACACTTCAAATTCTTCTTAAGGTGATGATAAAGGATATAGGGCATTGTATGAAGAATTTTGATTAGGAAAATCCAAGGAGATTATGGGCTAAAGGAGGATGGCGTGAGTAGCCATTGACACTTTATTCTATTTTTTGGTTTTGCTACTGAAAAAATTGATAGCCAGATAGCCTAGAGGTCTTAGCTCTTGATCCATAAAagcagatattgaagaaataatttgttcatctgatttattTCATCATGGTAGAATGATAACAAACAATCGAAAGATAAAGAAATAAGATTACTTTGAAACAAAGCAACCATCCACAAAAAGGAAAATTACCAGATACACTAAATAACTATCTTAAATTGATTAATAACTACAATATTACTAGAGAAACACACCATGTCATTGCTTGGAGTTGCATCGAGGAATGATGAGACAATTACATCATCACACTCCTGAACTGCATCCTCCATATTCAAAAGGCATAATCAATCTTAAATTGATTAATAACTATAGTATTACTAGAGAAACACACCACATTCAATAAGCATAATCAATCTTAAATTGCCAAATAACTACAGGATTACTAGGAGACACACCATGTTATCGCTTGATGATACAATTACGTCATCATACTCCTGAACTGCATCCCCCATGTGTCTTACAGCTTCTGGAACAGAATTGTGCATACTGTCTGCACATTTCTCAAATACCTTTCTCATTCGTTGAAAGGCACATGGTGAAATGTTCTGAATGTAAAAGAAGTAATGGAATCAAGAGATTACAGGATATACTGTCATCAGTAAAAATTAATCTAAAAGATTAAAATCAGTTactttattttctttctttaaAGCAACAAGAAAGATCTTAGTAAGCTCCACCACGAACTCATCAGACTCCTCAATATATTGAATTATCAGAGTCATGATGTCTTCCATGCTTGAGAATATTTCTTGTGGATGGTTCAATCTAAATTTAGCAAAGAAGATAAGTTAAGTGAGTTCCCAACTACGAAATAAGATTAAATATCACATGAGGTGTAAAGATATCATTTGTAAGCTCCGGACTCGATCtatttaattctcctaaatGACAAGTGCAATGAATAGAAAGTTTTAATATTATTTCCCAATCGTGGAGACTTATAATGACTTAAATTATCTGAAACAAGGAATATATAATATTGGCATGCAAATTTAGTATGTGATGAAATAAAAAGAGAGGAAAAATAAGCAGTAATTACTGTATCCCGTCCAAGAAAAGGTGGAAAATCTCCAGAATGGTGTTGTGCAACTCAAAGTCAAACATCCGAACGCATATCTGACAAGCAGAAACAGCTTGGATGATTGAAACAGATTTTGCGTGATTTCGACCATCCATGGACGACAATTTTCGGTAAGTAGTGTTAAGTAGCATAAAGTAATCCTGCCCAAGAAATTTCAATTAACTACACATAGTGATTATCCAAGAAAGCATAAACaatatcatcatcataagccGATCAATGGAAAAGAAAATCTTGACAAGCCCAGAATACCTTCATTTGGTCTTGATTGAAGGGTTCATTAGGTGTTGTCATTCTTATGGTCTAAGTAAATTAATTGTGCAAGTTaatttaaagataaaaaattatttgttcATGGACCCATCAAATTTTCATGCGATATTgttatacaaaataatttaGTTGTTAAAATACAGCCAAACATTTACCACTAAATTTGGAGAATTTAGGATATTAATCTATTAATTTTTGTCTCATTACTTGCATGATTGctattaaaaaaaacacaaacaaGTTAAAATATTAACATACAAAAGAAGTACTCTAAAAAAAGCATACATAAAGAGGTAAGATCCATagatttttattaataaatattttttcatattaaaattaGCTTCCAATAAGAAAATCTTGGGTCCGATCCTGATAGAGATCTATGAATGAGTCATTCTATGCACGCTGATTAAATCATCAGTTACAAAAACATCTTTACCTCAAAAAATTTAACAACAATCAACAAAATTATAAGCATATCTGAACATAAATTATGAAATTACCGATCTTTAAAACAAAtgaattttgttttaaaaaaaacatgaatcTTGGTATCAAAAACCATTTAAATCGCCACAAGCCAAATAGGTTGAGTGGCATCCTGCTCTCAGAAATGAGAGTTACTCAAGTTCGAGTCAAATCCGGCcacaaatctaaaaaaaatcaaattccttTACAACAAGCATAGACATGATGCATAAAGGGGATACGCGAGTTAAATGAGAAAGAGTCGATCGAGGCTCACATCAAGTTTCCACAGAAGCTCCTCAATAGAATCACATGATTTAAGAATCATGATACCAGATTCAAGACCCACTATCTTCAACTTCTGTTTCATTTCTTTAGTCAAAGCATCATCATGTCTCACATTTCCTTCTCCAGAATTCGGAGTGGCCATCTTTTTGTAGTAACAACTCAGTActcaagagaaaaagaaaacttGAAACTCATGTTATGCGAACTTCAACATGCACAATAGGGTCGTTTTATGTTGGAAAGACGAGAAAAAATGACTCGGCTTTTGCGCAAAATGGAATACAAACAGCAACCTGGAAATGTGGCTTTTATAGGATTTTTGTTGCATAGAAAAAGTTGGTTGCATTGTTTTCGAAGAGCGCTATTGAAGAGGAGAATAGCTTTTGGTAAGTACAATCCAAAAGAATGATTTTGCTTTCCATACACATACAAATACAATCAAtgtacatataatatatatgggCAGTACTAAGGAATTGTTGTAATTCTATCTCATTGTTGTAATCATGTTGCATTGAGATTACATGAAATTTTGTATCGGTGTTGTATCTCAGTGTAataatttcttatatatatatataagtgaaCATCTTACAACTCGTAGTCATAGGATTAGTCTTTTTCCTGGCCAAGTTGGATAATCTAACAAATACAGGAAGGTATTCATTCTCCTGGAATTGCAtttgcataaaaaattaaaatcaatcaACCAAAACAAAGGTCATGCATGATGTCTATTTAATTTCTCCATAATCTATTCGTTGTTAATTTGTTACCACAGCCCAACAGATCCCAGAACATGCTTAATTTACTTGGTTTTTGTGTCATAACCTCCTTCGTTTCGTTACTGTGAGAACACTTCAAATTCTTCTTAAGGTCTCTCCATCAAAGAATGATGAATGTATATCCTCCGATTAACATATGAGCATCTTGATTTTAAACATAGTCTTATACATCTTCAACTTAACCGTTATGGTGACATCCTTCCACTTCCCCGTCACAACACAAATTTTTGGCCAATCAACTTGATCATCCATAGAATTGTATACCAATTACCAGGGAATAACATTAGACTGCAATCGACATGTGAATATTTACAAATCATTCATCAAAAAACATAATATACAACCTGCAAATGTGCAGATCTTGGTGCGAAGACAAACAGGCTTAACTTGTTGACTGAGAATTCATGTTTAAAACGTAAAATAATCAAGATCCTATTTTGGGTCTTTTGGATCGAACTATCTCTAACCCATGAGCATGACAAATATGATTCTTATAGTTATGTAATAATCGATTGAAAGTTAAAAGTTATTAATCGTAATTTGAACTAGAAGTTTTTCCCCTCATATTGAAACAAATAAGAGTATAATATCCTTccctcaaaaaataaaaatataacatagTCATTGAAATAATTAGTTGGAGCAACATTATTATAATACCCATCAAGTAATTACATTTTATCAAGACATAAACTGTTATATAATCTTTAAGAAAACTTGTTTGGTTTTTAGACAATTATAATGGATTATCAAAttcatatatcattttaattCAATTGAATAATGTTAAATTTTTCCATAAATGCTTTAATATTTTCTAGGGTGCAGAAGTGCTAAACATGCTATTAAAGAGACACGAACAGTTAGCAAAACAACTCTAGTCAAACTTTTGTTGAAATATACTTGGACGGGTTATTTTCGGTAAGGAAGTTTAACCATGGTTGTTCCCCAAAATTTCCCAAGGGAACATATGTAATTATCCCTACcgattaaaatatatatatatatagacacacacacacacacatataattaTCCTCTGACAAGATACCATTTGTAGTCATATGCATGGGTGGTGATGACAACAGACCGGGCTAGAGACTAGATCTG
The sequence above is a segment of the Primulina tabacum isolate GXHZ01 chromosome 6, ASM2559414v2, whole genome shotgun sequence genome. Coding sequences within it:
- the LOC142549425 gene encoding sister chromatid cohesion protein PDS5 homolog E-like isoform X1, with the protein product MGDIVIKMATPNSGEGNVRHDDALTKEMKQKLKIVGLESGIMILKSCDSIEELLWKLDDYFMLLNTTYRKLSSMDGRNHAKSVSIIQAVSACQICVRMFDFELHNTILEIFHLFLDGIQLNHPQEIFSSMEDIMTLIIQYIEESDEFVVELTKIFLVALKKENKNISPCAFQRMRKVFEKCADSMHNSVPEAVRHMGDAVQEYDDVIVSSSDNMSCYHKKATPNSGEGDVRWDDALTKEMEEELKRVVLEYGNMNLKSGDPVEELQWKSDNISPCAFQLARKVFEKRAYNIHDFVSEAIRHMGDAVQEYDDVNVSSFLGATQSDNVFRSMKM
- the LOC142549425 gene encoding sister chromatid cohesion protein PDS5 homolog D-like isoform X3; translation: MLLNTTYRKLSSMDGRNHAKSVSIIQAVSACQICVRMFDFELHNTILEIFHLFLDGIQLNHPQEIFSSMEDIMTLIIQYIEESDEFVVELTKIFLVALKKENKNISPCAFQRMRKVFEKCADSMHNSVPEAVRHMGDAVQEYDDVIVSSSDNMSCYHKKATPNSGEGDVRWDDALTKEMEEELKRVVLEYGNMNLKSGDPVEELQWKSDNISPCAFQLARKVFEKRAYNIHDFVSEAIRHMGDAVQEYDDVNVSSFLGATQSDNVVCLLVIL
- the LOC142549425 gene encoding sister chromatid cohesion protein PDS5 homolog E-like isoform X2, which translates into the protein MATPNSGEGNVRHDDALTKEMKQKLKIVGLESGIMILKSCDSIEELLWKLDDYFMLLNTTYRKLSSMDGRNHAKSVSIIQAVSACQICVRMFDFELHNTILEIFHLFLDGIQLNHPQEIFSSMEDIMTLIIQYIEESDEFVVELTKIFLVALKKENKNISPCAFQRMRKVFEKCADSMHNSVPEAVRHMGDAVQEYDDVIVSSSDNMSCYHKKATPNSGEGDVRWDDALTKEMEEELKRVVLEYGNMNLKSGDPVEELQWKSDNISPCAFQLARKVFEKRAYNIHDFVSEAIRHMGDAVQEYDDVNVSSFLGATQSDNVVCLLVIL